From Kineosporia succinea, the proteins below share one genomic window:
- a CDS encoding helix-turn-helix transcriptional regulator: MYLGNETGSIGAGSQYRDAFLELHGSGRMTVQESGPWAGRLDWQRSSRYGIALCGGVQEEFVRGRRDIRTAPRGTFELLMPIAGAARVEQGSASGEIGPGTLALCEIDRPVGLAHGLDFTSIAVIVPAEEIERRSPAAARRPPAVNGFSGVGRLIRQMITTLHEERRQLTETSFDFAADQLLDMVLFAADGAADTAPAGQRARVEAEVRQYIRRHAQEPDLNIVSVARALGWSARYLQDVLNAADTTARDLIRSERLLLARSRLTSPGWSEHSIARIAHACGFTSQASFATAYRREFGLAPREARRSARQT, from the coding sequence GTGTACCTCGGGAACGAGACCGGTTCGATCGGCGCCGGCAGCCAGTACCGCGACGCCTTCCTGGAGCTGCACGGATCCGGGCGGATGACGGTCCAGGAGAGTGGGCCCTGGGCCGGGCGTCTGGACTGGCAGCGCTCCAGCCGGTACGGCATCGCTCTGTGCGGCGGCGTGCAGGAGGAGTTCGTGCGGGGGCGCCGCGACATCCGCACCGCTCCCCGGGGCACGTTCGAGTTGCTCATGCCGATCGCCGGGGCGGCCCGGGTGGAGCAGGGATCCGCCTCCGGTGAGATCGGCCCGGGCACCCTGGCGCTGTGCGAGATCGACCGGCCGGTGGGTCTCGCCCACGGGCTCGACTTCACCTCGATCGCGGTGATCGTGCCGGCCGAGGAGATCGAGCGACGCAGTCCCGCCGCGGCCCGCCGTCCCCCGGCCGTCAACGGGTTCAGCGGGGTGGGACGGCTGATCCGGCAGATGATCACCACGCTGCACGAGGAGCGCCGGCAGCTGACCGAGACGAGCTTCGACTTCGCGGCCGACCAGCTCCTGGACATGGTGCTCTTCGCGGCCGACGGGGCGGCGGACACGGCCCCGGCCGGCCAGCGGGCGCGGGTGGAGGCCGAGGTCCGTCAGTACATCCGCCGTCATGCGCAAGAGCCGGACCTCAACATCGTCTCCGTCGCCCGCGCCCTGGGGTGGTCGGCCCGCTACCTGCAGGACGTGCTGAACGCCGCGGACACCACCGCGCGCGATCTGATCCGTTCCGAGCGACTGCTTCTGGCCCGTTCGCGCTTGACGAGCCCGGGCTGGTCGGAACATTCGATCGCGCGGATCGCCCACGCCTGCGGCTTCACGAGCCAGGCCTCGTTCGCCACCGCCTACCGTCGCGAGTTCGGCCTGGCGCCCCGCGAGGCCCGCCGGTCGGCCCGTCAGACCTGA
- a CDS encoding enoyl-CoA hydratase/isomerase family protein, whose protein sequence is MPSTLQVTSDNGVVQIVLDNPPVNALGAQMMSELRTVLTELKDDPQARVIVFSSADPEFFSAHVDMGIVEQMDVLQELAELAPEGVNVFQAVGEMIRHQPQVTIVKLAGKARGGGAELVAAVDMAFAASETAGLGQIESLMGIVPSGGGTQYLRERMGRNRAMEIVLTGELYDAKTAAAYGWINRAVPAAELDALVERTARNIAALGEGVIAGVKQTLPPEDLREGYAREEKAWAALISRPEVQRMMARAMAAGAQTVEGERDLEALMRSVTP, encoded by the coding sequence ATGCCCTCGACCCTCCAGGTGACCAGCGACAACGGCGTGGTCCAGATCGTCTTGGACAACCCGCCGGTGAACGCGCTGGGCGCGCAGATGATGAGCGAGCTGCGCACGGTCCTGACCGAGCTGAAGGACGACCCGCAGGCCCGGGTCATCGTGTTCTCCAGCGCCGATCCGGAATTCTTCAGCGCGCACGTGGACATGGGCATCGTCGAGCAGATGGACGTCCTGCAAGAACTGGCCGAGCTGGCTCCCGAGGGTGTCAACGTGTTCCAGGCGGTCGGTGAGATGATCCGCCACCAGCCGCAGGTGACGATCGTGAAGCTGGCCGGAAAGGCGCGTGGGGGCGGGGCGGAGCTCGTCGCCGCCGTGGACATGGCCTTCGCCGCGTCGGAGACGGCGGGGCTGGGGCAGATCGAATCCCTGATGGGCATCGTCCCCTCCGGCGGGGGCACGCAGTACCTGCGCGAGCGGATGGGGCGAAACCGCGCGATGGAGATCGTCCTGACCGGGGAACTGTACGACGCGAAGACCGCCGCCGCGTACGGGTGGATCAACCGTGCGGTGCCGGCGGCCGAGCTGGACGCCCTGGTCGAGCGGACGGCCAGGAACATCGCGGCCCTGGGAGAGGGTGTGATCGCCGGGGTCAAGCAGACGCTCCCGCCGGAGGACCTGCGCGAGGGCTATGCGCGGGAGGAGAAGGCGTGGGCCGCGCTGATCAGCCGGCCGGAGGTCCAGCGGATGATGGCCCGGGCGATGGCCGCGGGTGCCCAGACTGTCGAGGGTGAGCGCGACCTGGAAGCGCTGATGCGCAGCGTCACGCCCTGA
- a CDS encoding winged helix-turn-helix transcriptional regulator, with translation MRDTYGLGTLTHDPDAVFRVDCPSRPILDQIADKWSMMVLAVLERPTRFNEIKRRLDGVTQRVLTQTLRRLERNGMIERTVLPTSPVGVEYSLTPLGESLREPFGHLYSWTVRHSDQIQHSQRAFDQRTA, from the coding sequence ATGAGGGATACCTACGGCCTCGGCACGCTCACCCACGACCCGGACGCCGTCTTCAGGGTCGACTGCCCCAGCCGCCCGATCCTCGACCAGATCGCCGACAAGTGGTCGATGATGGTGCTGGCCGTGCTCGAGCGCCCGACCCGGTTCAACGAGATCAAGCGCCGCCTCGACGGGGTCACCCAGCGCGTCCTCACGCAGACTCTTCGCCGCCTGGAGCGCAACGGGATGATCGAGCGAACGGTGCTACCGACGTCCCCCGTCGGCGTCGAGTACTCGCTCACGCCCCTGGGCGAATCCCTGCGCGAGCCGTTCGGGCACCTGTACTCCTGGACGGTTCGGCACAGCGACCAGATCCAGCACAGTCAGCGAGCTTTCGACCAGCGCACGGCCTGA
- a CDS encoding DUF3072 domain-containing protein: protein MSENLTNSDDTSTGLSTDPSAVKPPQEWATGDEPATGAQISYLETLAREVGEEVPGDLTKAHASELIDQYRERSPRVES, encoded by the coding sequence ATGAGCGAGAACCTGACGAACAGTGACGACACCAGCACTGGTCTGAGCACCGACCCGAGCGCCGTCAAGCCGCCGCAGGAATGGGCCACCGGCGACGAACCGGCCACCGGCGCCCAGATCAGCTACCTGGAGACCCTCGCCCGCGAGGTCGGCGAGGAGGTTCCCGGCGACCTGACGAAGGCCCACGCCTCGGAGCTGATCGACCAGTACCGCGAGCGCTCGCCGCGCGTGGAGAGCTGA
- a CDS encoding CocE/NonD family hydrolase, which translates to MNAGKGITAAVTGALIVVATLVTGGVAEAASGPPGITHAENPRVPEGSVWTEAYFPSSDRSGVQLHADVLRPANLPAKAKTPVILAVGPYFSHTGQTGPEGFTQTGPSARFADFTSGTNLFQRGYTYVMVDLRGFGGSTGCLDWVGPGEQADVKAAVQWAAGQSWSTGKVGMYGKSYDAVTGLVGNNLRLPALKAVVAQEPVWNMYNYLFSNGVPRPNVTGTPNAYNSIATMPTLADDSDRYKANAAYEASHPECLADNLTNNNNPDLDSAYWRARNLAKDAAGTSTPLFVTQGFIENNTKPEDMELYLDNHRGTERGWLGQWEHVRGNDTNSQGQLLQGRAGFFDEVMRFYDQYLKGVRPKVIDPAYAIEDNTGAWRAQKTWPTTTSTIVPSLENGSYVDDGASSTLAAPRTGDQQWDMEHATDPVPAAARALAVSETGNSYFTWSEPATARVRITATPRISLRAGATGNVMVKLWDVAPDGTAVMFDENVALIKKAGPVAFDLKSTDWTLEKGHQLGVQIGTIGSGSWRDTPSGNVIAVSKAKLTLDLQDPRLDKPTQGDRSPFLDTYLAQYTRTLTDVGEGSFALRVR; encoded by the coding sequence GTGAACGCAGGCAAGGGCATCACAGCTGCCGTCACGGGTGCGCTGATCGTGGTCGCGACACTGGTGACGGGTGGGGTCGCCGAAGCGGCGAGCGGTCCGCCGGGCATCACTCACGCCGAGAATCCCCGCGTCCCCGAGGGGTCCGTCTGGACCGAGGCGTACTTCCCGTCCTCCGACCGCAGCGGTGTGCAGCTGCACGCCGACGTGCTGCGGCCCGCGAATCTGCCGGCCAAGGCCAAGACCCCGGTGATCCTCGCGGTCGGGCCGTACTTCAGCCACACCGGGCAGACCGGGCCGGAGGGCTTCACCCAGACCGGCCCGTCCGCGCGGTTCGCCGACTTCACCAGCGGCACCAACCTTTTCCAGCGTGGTTACACGTACGTCATGGTCGACCTGCGCGGGTTCGGCGGCAGCACCGGCTGTCTCGACTGGGTCGGCCCGGGGGAGCAGGCCGACGTGAAGGCCGCCGTGCAGTGGGCCGCGGGGCAGTCGTGGTCCACCGGCAAGGTCGGGATGTACGGCAAGTCGTACGACGCGGTGACCGGGCTGGTCGGCAACAACCTGCGTCTTCCCGCCCTGAAGGCCGTGGTGGCCCAGGAACCGGTGTGGAACATGTACAACTACCTCTTCAGCAACGGCGTCCCCCGGCCCAACGTGACCGGAACCCCCAACGCCTACAACAGCATCGCGACCATGCCGACGCTGGCTGACGACTCCGACCGCTACAAGGCCAACGCGGCCTACGAGGCGAGCCACCCCGAGTGCCTGGCCGACAACCTGACGAACAACAACAACCCCGACCTCGACTCGGCCTACTGGCGTGCCCGCAACCTCGCGAAAGACGCTGCCGGCACGAGCACTCCGCTGTTCGTCACCCAGGGCTTCATCGAGAACAACACCAAGCCCGAGGACATGGAGCTCTACCTCGACAACCACCGCGGCACCGAACGCGGCTGGCTCGGGCAGTGGGAACACGTGCGCGGCAACGACACCAACAGCCAGGGCCAGCTGCTGCAGGGCCGCGCCGGATTCTTCGACGAGGTCATGCGCTTCTACGACCAGTACCTCAAGGGCGTGCGGCCGAAGGTGATCGACCCCGCCTACGCGATCGAGGACAACACGGGCGCCTGGCGGGCCCAGAAGACCTGGCCGACCACCACGTCCACCATCGTGCCCTCGCTGGAGAACGGCAGCTACGTGGACGACGGCGCCTCCTCGACCCTGGCCGCACCCCGCACGGGAGACCAGCAGTGGGACATGGAGCACGCCACGGATCCGGTGCCCGCCGCAGCGCGCGCACTGGCCGTGAGCGAGACCGGCAACAGCTACTTCACCTGGTCGGAACCGGCCACCGCCCGGGTGCGGATCACCGCCACGCCGCGAATCTCGTTGCGGGCCGGCGCGACCGGCAACGTCATGGTGAAGCTGTGGGACGTCGCCCCCGACGGCACCGCGGTGATGTTCGACGAGAACGTGGCCCTGATCAAGAAGGCCGGCCCGGTCGCGTTCGACCTGAAATCCACCGACTGGACCCTCGAGAAGGGCCACCAGCTGGGCGTGCAGATCGGCACGATCGGCAGCGGAAGCTGGCGGGACACCCCCAGCGGCAACGTGATCGCCGTCAGCAAGGCGAAACTGACCCTGGACCTCCAGGACCCGCGCCTCGACAAGCCCACCCAGGGTGACCGCTCACCGTTCCTCGACACCTACCTCGCGCAGTACACCCGCACGCTGACCGACGTCGGGGAGGGGAGCTTCGCGCTGCGCGTCCGCTGA
- the trxA gene encoding thioredoxin — protein MPAVRSVTDASFVDRVMLADGPVLVDFWAPWCRPCRTVSPVVEQFAARNQGRITVVKMNVDENRETAVSYGIKTIPTLMLFRGGREVASVVGALPKPALEARLRKML, from the coding sequence ATGCCCGCCGTACGGTCGGTGACCGATGCCTCGTTCGTGGACCGGGTGATGCTGGCCGACGGGCCGGTGCTGGTGGACTTCTGGGCGCCGTGGTGCCGGCCCTGCCGCACCGTCAGCCCGGTCGTCGAGCAGTTCGCCGCCCGCAACCAGGGGCGGATCACGGTGGTGAAGATGAACGTGGACGAGAACCGGGAGACGGCCGTCTCGTACGGCATCAAGACCATCCCGACCCTCATGCTGTTCCGGGGCGGACGTGAGGTGGCGTCGGTGGTGGGGGCACTGCCGAAGCCCGCGCTCGAGGCCCGCCTGCGCAAGATGCTGTAG